A single region of the Methylocystis echinoides genome encodes:
- a CDS encoding Hsp20 family protein has protein sequence MSRPPLNSPFLLGFDEIERALDRVTRSGSDGYPPYNIERLPRTEDEPERLRITLAVAGFTRDQLDVSLEENQLVIRGRQVDERERHFLHRGIAARQFQRAFLLAEGMQVMGADLVNGLLSVDLVRPEPERVIKRINIVARD, from the coding sequence ATGTCGCGTCCCCCTCTCAACTCGCCGTTCCTGCTCGGCTTCGATGAAATCGAGCGCGCGCTCGACCGTGTCACCCGCAGCGGCTCGGACGGCTATCCGCCCTATAACATCGAGCGCCTGCCGCGCACGGAGGACGAACCCGAACGGCTGCGCATCACCCTCGCCGTCGCCGGCTTCACCCGCGACCAGCTCGATGTGTCGCTCGAGGAAAACCAGCTCGTGATCCGTGGGCGCCAGGTCGACGAGCGCGAGCGGCATTTCCTGCATCGCGGCATCGCCGCCCGCCAGTTCCAGCGCGCCTTTCTCCTCGCCGAGGGCATGCAGGTGATGGGCGCGGATCTGGTGAACGGCCTGCTCTCCGTCGATCTGGTGCGGCCGGAGCCGGAGAGGGTCATCAAGAGAATCAACATCGTCGCCCGGGATTGA
- a CDS encoding DUF6460 domain-containing protein: protein MAENEPFANWPHLDRPAPPADRRDYLILPGSPETESQHMASRNALENFLGGSPLYVAVRLFFVSLVVGALLMWLELRPADILRGVQAFFDRIYQLGFGAVRELVSYVLAGAVFVVPAWLVLRLMSVGGRK from the coding sequence ATGGCGGAGAATGAACCTTTCGCCAATTGGCCGCATCTTGACAGGCCCGCGCCGCCGGCCGACCGGCGCGATTATCTGATCCTTCCCGGCTCACCTGAAACGGAATCACAGCACATGGCGTCACGGAACGCGCTTGAAAATTTTCTCGGCGGCTCGCCGCTCTATGTCGCGGTTCGACTGTTTTTCGTCTCTCTGGTCGTTGGCGCGCTGCTCATGTGGCTGGAGTTGCGGCCGGCCGATATTCTGCGCGGGGTGCAGGCTTTCTTCGACCGGATCTATCAGCTCGGCTTCGGCGCGGTGCGCGAGCTCGTCAGCTATGTGCTCGCCGGCGCGGTCTTCGTGGTGCCGGCCTGGCTGGTGCTGCGGCTGATGAGCGTGGGCGGCCGCAAGTGA
- a CDS encoding extensin-like domain-containing protein — protein MSTKLRGMSRRVTLLLLLAVATLAGCAGPFKPTRPAWRTQAENACIAQRKVQPSDFIALANEVDGPGICGLTKPFKVTALQGGAVAFNATATLDCSMVAELEQWLGDTVQPAAQARFGQRVVRIDSMGSYACRGMNNQSGAQLSEHSFGNALDIGGFVLEDGRRITLVQDWWRGDEQTRAFLMDVHRGSCEHFSTVLSPGSNAFHYNHIHVDLAMHGRSGRTICKPAPQETLPPPEESPLVAMRNARPAAADETDNDATGRPPAAAYEGGDNFGPIDPAAGAGDLTSSIRRR, from the coding sequence TTGTCGACCAAGCTGCGCGGCATGTCCCGCCGCGTCACGCTCCTCCTTCTTCTCGCCGTCGCGACGCTCGCGGGATGCGCGGGGCCGTTCAAGCCGACGCGGCCGGCCTGGCGGACGCAGGCCGAGAACGCCTGCATCGCGCAGCGCAAGGTGCAGCCCTCCGACTTCATCGCGCTGGCCAATGAGGTGGACGGCCCGGGCATTTGCGGGCTGACGAAACCCTTCAAGGTCACCGCCCTGCAGGGCGGCGCGGTCGCCTTCAACGCCACGGCGACGCTCGACTGCTCCATGGTGGCGGAGCTCGAACAGTGGCTCGGCGACACGGTGCAGCCGGCCGCGCAGGCGCGCTTCGGCCAGCGCGTCGTGCGCATCGATTCAATGGGCTCCTACGCCTGCCGGGGCATGAACAACCAGAGCGGCGCGCAGCTCTCCGAACATTCCTTCGGCAATGCGCTCGACATCGGCGGCTTCGTGCTCGAGGACGGGCGCAGGATCACGCTGGTTCAGGACTGGTGGCGCGGCGACGAGCAGACGCGCGCCTTCCTGATGGACGTGCATCGCGGCTCCTGCGAGCATTTCAGCACCGTCTTGTCGCCGGGCTCCAACGCCTTCCACTACAATCACATTCACGTCGATCTCGCCATGCACGGCCGTTCCGGCCGCACGATCTGCAAGCCCGCGCCGCAGGAGACGCTGCCGCCGCCGGAGGAATCGCCGCTCGTCGCCATGCGCAACGCGCGTCCCGCCGCTGCGGATGAAACCGATAATGACGCGACTGGCCGCCCGCCCGCCGCGGCCTATGAGGGCGGCGACAATTTCGGCCCCATCGACCCCGCCGCCGGCGCCGGCGATCTGACCTCGTCGATCAGACGCCGCTAG